A segment of the Aureliella helgolandensis genome:
CTTGTTCAACTAGTCGCTACATCTTAACAGGCAATTCCTGTGATTCATGCGGGGAGTCTCCATGGGAACACCCCAAAAGCGTTGAAGAAACTAAGCTCAGATGAGTAAACGACCTGCCCGTCGCATTTGCGTAACATTCAGTAGGCACTACTCTCATCTCCCGACGTTCCACAGAGTCGCTTGCAATGGGGTCACCCACGGGAACGAAGTGCGCGCCCGTGGAATTATGGTTTCAGAATCGGTGGCCCACCTTGTGAGATACACTCGTTCAGAAGATAAACGGATGATTCGCCCTCGGACAAGACCAGTCTAGAGACTCGGCGATGTCCAGCTCCGGGGGACATCGTGCGGCAGCAGCTAGCCCAAGTTCAATGCACCGATAAATCTGTCGATTTTTATCGCATCACATCGCTTCCTCCCGACACTCCAGCTTCCAACTACGCAGTAGAGAATTATTGCCATGCAATTCAAAAGTGAACCGGTCCTTGCCATTCTGGGACTTGGCTATGTCGGCTTGCCCCTGGCCGTCGAATTTGGAAAGCACTTCAAGACCATCGGTTTTGACATTGATCCCAGTCGTATTCAAGAGCTGACAGAGGGAGTCGACCGGACCCGGGAAACGACACAGGCGGAGCTGGCTGAGAGTACAAACTTAACGCTCTCAAGCGACGTCGAGGCGCTACGCAGCGCCGATGTGTACATCGTCACCGTTCCGACGCCAATCGATGACCATAAGCAGCCTGATTTAACGCCTTTGCTGCGTGCCAGCGCGATGCTAGGTAAAGTCGTCGAGGCGGGTAACGTCGTGATCTACGAGTCGACCGTTTACCCAGGTGCAACCGAAGAGGATTGCATTCCAGTCATCGAAGCAGAATCCGGACTCACTTACAATCGCGACTTTTTCGCGGGATACAGTCCAGAGCGAATCAATCCAGGTGACAAAGAACATCGCTTGACCACGATTATGAAAGTCACCTCGGGCTCGAATCCTGAAGTCGCCGATTTCGTGGATTCACTCTACCGTACGATCATCACCGCAGGGACTCACAAGGCGAGCTCGATTCGAGTGGCTGAAGCTGCCAAAGTCATTGAGAACACCCAACGCGACCTGAATATCGCTTTGGTGAATGAGCTCGCACTAATTTTCAATCGCATGGGCATTGATACGCTCGATGTCTTGGAAGCAGCTGGCACCAAATGGAATTTTCTTCCCTTTCGGCCGGGGCTTGTCGGAGGTCACTGCATCGGAGTCGATCCCTACTACCTGACTCACAAGGCACAGGAGATTGGCTATTCCCCAGAGGTCATATTGGCCGGCCGACGGATCAACGATGGAATGGGCGAGTACGTTGTTTCCCGCGTCGTGAAGAGCATGCTGAAACGTCGCATCCATATCGAAGATGCCAATGTATTGATCATGGGATTAACGTTCAAGGAGAACTGTCCCGACCTGCGCAATACACGCGTGGTTGATCTCGTACGAGAGTTTCGAGACTATGGCGCTAATGTGGATGTCTACGATCCCTGGGTAGATGGCCAAGCCGCAGAACACGAGTATGGCATCACGCCCATCGAAACGCCGCCTGCCGGAAAATACGATGCTATTGTGCTTGCGGTTGCTCATCGCGAATTCTGTGAGATGGGGGTTGAACGCATCCGCCAGCTTGGACGCCGAGACTCAGTGCTGTATGACCTGAAATCGATCTTACCTCGCGAAGGCGTTGACGGTCGCCTGTAGAAGCAGAGTCAACACGTGGCCAAGTCTCTCCGAGACGCGTTGCTAGTACCTAGCAGTGTCTAAGTACGTGGATCGTCAGTGCCGGCTAAATGTAAAAGCAATGCCAGCTACAGTCCCTCAATTCCAATCCTTGAACAATTCATGAATCTCTACGCACAAGCCAAATCCGATCTACAAAATGCGCCAAGGCGTTGGTTGATTACTGGAGTAGCAGGTTTCATTGGCTCCCACCTTCTGGAAACGCTGCTTAAGCTCGACCAGACCGTCGTCGGATTGGACAATTTCTCGACTGGCTACCGCCATAATCTGGAGGAGGTCCGGAACAGTGTCTCACCTCAACAGTGGACACGATTTCAGTTCATCGAAGGGGACATTCGTCAGTCTGAAACTTGCGTAAAGGCAGTTGAGGGGATCGATTTCGTTCTCCATCAAGCGGCTTTGGGATCGGTTCCGCGTTCCATCGCAGACCCAATTTTGACCAATGAAAACAACGTTTCCGGTTTCCTCAATATGCTGGTAGCCGCCCGCGATGCAGGGGTGCAGCGGTTCACTTATGCGGCGTCGAGCTCCACTTACGGAGACCATGCGGCGTTACCTAAAGTAGAGGAGGCAATTGGCAATCCACTCTCGCCTTATGCGGTAACCAAGTATGTCAATGAACTCTACGCGGATGTTTTTGCGCGTTGCTATGGTTTCAGTACCGTAGGTCTCAGATATTTCAACGTATTTGGGCCTCGGCAAGATCCCAATGGCGCCTATGCTGCCGTGATCCCCAAATGGATTGCCGCGATCTTAGCCGGTGAAAGCGTCAAGATTAACGGCGACGGCGAAACAAGTCGGGACTTCTGCTTTGTTGACAATGCCGTTCAAGCCAACATTCTTTCGACCGTTCACGATCAATCCTCTAACGCTGCCATATACAACGTGGCGGTCGGCGACCGAACCACTCTCAATCAGCTTCACTTAGAAATATCTGCAGCTCTCACGAAACTGCAAGGCTCACTACCTGCGAGCGAGAAGATGCATTTAGATTTTCGGGCTGGAGATGTTCGGCATTCCCAAGCTTCGATTGAGAAAATCTCGGAATGCTTGGGCTACGCCCCCACCCATACCGTGGCCGAAGGTTTAGTTCCCACCTGCCAGTGGTTTATTTCGCGGTCAGGGTAAGTTCCAGCAAATCACTGGACGCCCCCCTTATTTGTGCAGCTGTTGACTGCAACGTTCAATCACACGTACGGATCTATTCGATGCAATTCATTGACCTCAAGACTCAGTATTTGAAGCTGAAAGAAGAAATCGACACGCGAATCCATCAAGTCCTGGATCATGGCCGATTCATTATGGGGCCTGAAATCGGAGAAGTGGAAGAACAGCTTGCTGAATATGTAGGCTGCAAACATTGCTTAACAGTCTCTAGCGGCACCAGCAGTCTGGAGATTGCACTACGAGCCCTCGACATTGGCCCCGGCGACGAAGTCATTACAGTCCCATTCACGTGGATTAGTTCAGCCGAAGTAGTCCTGCTGGTGGGTGCAGTGCCAGTTTTCGTGGACATCGACCCGAAAACCTACAATATCGATGTCTCCCAAATCGAGGCCAAGATTACTGACCGGACCAAAGCAATTCTCCCGGTCAGCCTATTCGGACAGATGCCCGACTACTCTGCGATCAATGAGATTGCCCAGCGACATCAGTTGGCGGTCATCGAGGACGGCGCCCAGAGTTTCGGCGCAACACGCGACGGGCAACGCAGCTGCGGAGTGACTCCCATTGCAAGCACCAGCTTCTTTCCAGCCAAACCTTTAGGTTGTTTCGGAGACGGTGGAGCATTGTTTACCGACGACGACTCCTTGGCAACACGGATGAAGGCCATTCGTACCCACGGCGGTATACAACGACACCATCATCCCTATGTCGGAACCAACGGTCGCTTTGACACGTTGCAGGCGGCTGTGCTACTGGCCAAGCTGCCTTCGTTTCAGTGGGAGGTAGAGCAGCGTGGGAAAATCGGCGCTCGCTATAGTGCGCTACTCTCCGATGTCTGTGAAGTCCCACACATCGAAGCGGGCAATACTCATGTGTATGCGCAGTATACGATCCGGCTCAACAACCGAGATGAAGTAGCTGCCCACCTGAAAGCAGATGGTATCCCATCCGCGGTCTACTATCCGAAGTGCCTCCATGAACAACCGGTATTCGAACCCTTCGGATCAAAACTAGGCGATTTCCCTGAGTCAGAGAAAGCCTCCCGCGAAGTCCTAAGCTTACCGATGCACCCGTTTTTGAGCGAACAGGACCAAGACAAGGTAGTTGCATCAGTGGCTAACGCAGTTGCAAAAGGTGCCAGTTAACTTAGGCGACCGATCTCTATGTCAACTTGCCTCTTACAGCATCCAGCAGGGATTCCCTCGTATTGGGTGCTTCCGACCTGGCTCGCTCTGGATGCAACCGAACCGCAGCGGCACACCAGCAGGCCAAGCTCGCGGTTAGCCAGAATCGGTCGCTTTTCAGCCTTGCCGACGCCCTCAATCCCCGTTTTATCTAAGTAAGCAGAACTAATATCATGGCAGTTTGTGATGTTGCGCTAGTTGGCGCTGGCTATTGGGGCAAAAACCTCGCGCGTAATTTCAATGGATTGGGAGTACTGCATACCCTATGCGACGCTAGCGAGAAGACCTTAGCATCCTATGGAGAAGAGTACTCCAGTGTCGAGCGTCAGAATTCATTCGATGCGGTGCTCTGCAACCCTCAGATCAAGAAAGTGGCGTTTGCAACCCCCGCACCAACGCACTTCAAACTAGCCAAAGCAGCCTTGCTGGCCGGCAAGGATGTCTATGTTGAAAAGCCACTGTGCCTGTGCGCTAGAGAAGCACAAGAGCTGATCGATTTAGCCGCTAAGGCAGAACGCATCCTGATGGTAGGACATCTCCTGCAGTACCATCCATGCGTCGAAAAGTTGACGGCCATGGTCCGGGCTGGAGAGCTTGGAAAGCTGTTTTACATTACCTCCAATCGTCTAAATTTGGGAAAGATCCGGCAAGAGGAGAATTCACTCTGGAGTTTTGCTCCACACGACATATCTGTCATCCTTGGATTGGCCGGTGCGGTCCCCAGTTCAGTCGTGTGCCACGGAGAGTCGTACCTAACCCACGGAGTGGCCGATACGACACTGACTCAGCTAAAATTTGGCAGCGGACTCCGCGCTCACGTTCATGTAAGTTGGTTGAACCCATTCAAAGAACAAAAGTTGACCGTCGTCGGCTCGGAAGGAATGGCTGTCTTTGACGACACTCGACCATGGATTGAAAAACTCGTGGTGTATCGCAATTACTTGACGTGGACAGACGGAAATTTCCCTTCTGTCAACAAAAGGGATGCTGAACCCGTAGTTGTCGAGCAATCAGAGCCACTTAAGAATGAGTGTCAGCACTTCATTTCCTCCTGCGACGCGCGGTCGCTTCCGCGAACGGACGGCGCGGAAGGGTTGCGAGTACTGGAGGTTTTAAACGCTGCACAGCAGAGTTTGGAGAGTGAGGGGACTGCAATCCAACTGCAACCTGCGACTCCGGCATTAAGCTTCTTCGCGCACCCAACCGCAATCATTGATCCTCGCGCATCGATTGGCGAAGGAACAAAGATTTGGCATTTCTCCCATGTAAGCGATGACGCTGAATTGGGTAACAACTGCAACTTGGGGCAGAATGTTTTCATTGCTTCCGATGTCACCGTGGGGAGTAATGTCAAGATACAGAACAACGTTTCGGTGTACAAAGGTACCACGATCGAAGACGATGTTTTTCTGGGTCCCTCTTGCGTGCTAACCAATGTTTCCAATCCGCGATGCGAAATCAACCGCAAGAGCGTGTACGAGAAGACGCGTCTTCGACGCGGAGCTACCATTGGCGCGAATGCAACTATTGTGTGCGGAGTTACGGTGGGACGTTTTGCGTTTGTTGCCGCTGGCGCCGTGGTCACGAAAGACATTCCTGATTATGGATATGTCCGCGGCATACCGGCCAAACAGGTTGGCTGGATGAGCCGGCACGGTCATCCACTGCAATTCAGTGCCGATGGCCAGGCTGTCTGTCCAGAGTCTGAGCTGAAGTACCGATTAGAACGGGATCCGCAAGGAGGAGAGACGGTGCGTTGCGAAGACATCTCGGAGGAAACGGAGATTCCACCCGCTCTATCCGTTGGAACCAAAGCCTATCGAGAATATTGATAGCCGTTGAGAGCTACTAGCAAGTAGCGAATGCATTGCACTAATCAATAGCCGAATTGTGGCATCTCGAACTACTAAAACACTGATCCTTGCCGGTGCAAATTCATCTGCAACGCTGCTGACCCTCGTCCTGGCAATGGTCCTCTCGCGGATTTTTTCCAAGTCCGAATATGCGACCTTCCGGCAGAGCTTGCTTGTTTTCACCTGTGTTGCTCCACTTCTAGGTCTTGGCCTCGAGAAGAGCGTGCTGTACTTCATCCCGCAAGATCCGGCTAAGGCTCGCCGAATCTTTATCAATGTTGTCGTCGGTACGCTGGCAACGGGAGTGTTGTTCGCCATTGCCTGCATATTGCTAGGCCCTCACTTTTTAGCAAATCAATTCAATAACCCCGCTCTAAGAGAGACAATCCCTTGGGTTGGATTGTTCGGCATTGGGATGCTCTTAAATGCCATAGCGGCTCCCGCCATGATGGCACTAGAGCGTGTCACGTGGGCTGCGTACTGGTCACTCGGTAGCCGGTTGCTGACCTTTGCAGTAGTAATGCTCTCGCTGCTAGTAGAAGCGACCCCGGTTTCTGCCGTGCGGGCGATGAGTCTAGCCACGTTCGTCGTCGGCCTCCTTTCGATAGGCCTGATTGTCAGCGCTTCTCACGGACAGTGGGAATTACCGAGCCTAATAGGCATCAAGGAACTCTTAAAGTACGCCATTCCGATATCGGTGGCATCAGTCCTAGAGGGGCTGGCGATGTCACTAGACCGGGTGTTGGTATCCATGTTATGCACACCGGAGCAGTTCGCCGTTTTTTCTAATGGTGCCATGGAAATTCCGTTCATCGGGATTATTACCGGCGCGGCGATGGCGGTGATCATGCCAGACATGGTGCGTGCCTTCACAAGCGGTGATGTTCCAACGGGTCATCGTCTGTGGTGCGCCGCCTCGAAAAAGGCTGCACTTGCGATCATTCCCCTTGGCGGCTTGCTCTTTGTGCTAGCACCTTGGTTGATGGTCTTGCTTTATTCGTCCGCCTACGCGGAGGCAGCAAATCCATTCCGGCTCTACCTTTTGCTGCTACCAGCACGTGTCATGTTTTTCGGAGCCATATTCCAGGCAGCAGGACGGACGGACATCATACTCTGGCGAGCCTGCGGCACATTGATCCTTAATGTACTGGTGAGCTAT
Coding sequences within it:
- the tviB gene encoding Vi polysaccharide biosynthesis UDP-N-acetylglucosamine C-6 dehydrogenase TviB; translation: MQFKSEPVLAILGLGYVGLPLAVEFGKHFKTIGFDIDPSRIQELTEGVDRTRETTQAELAESTNLTLSSDVEALRSADVYIVTVPTPIDDHKQPDLTPLLRASAMLGKVVEAGNVVIYESTVYPGATEEDCIPVIEAESGLTYNRDFFAGYSPERINPGDKEHRLTTIMKVTSGSNPEVADFVDSLYRTIITAGTHKASSIRVAEAAKVIENTQRDLNIALVNELALIFNRMGIDTLDVLEAAGTKWNFLPFRPGLVGGHCIGVDPYYLTHKAQEIGYSPEVILAGRRINDGMGEYVVSRVVKSMLKRRIHIEDANVLIMGLTFKENCPDLRNTRVVDLVREFRDYGANVDVYDPWVDGQAAEHEYGITPIETPPAGKYDAIVLAVAHREFCEMGVERIRQLGRRDSVLYDLKSILPREGVDGRL
- a CDS encoding NAD-dependent epimerase/dehydratase family protein, giving the protein MNLYAQAKSDLQNAPRRWLITGVAGFIGSHLLETLLKLDQTVVGLDNFSTGYRHNLEEVRNSVSPQQWTRFQFIEGDIRQSETCVKAVEGIDFVLHQAALGSVPRSIADPILTNENNVSGFLNMLVAARDAGVQRFTYAASSSTYGDHAALPKVEEAIGNPLSPYAVTKYVNELYADVFARCYGFSTVGLRYFNVFGPRQDPNGAYAAVIPKWIAAILAGESVKINGDGETSRDFCFVDNAVQANILSTVHDQSSNAAIYNVAVGDRTTLNQLHLEISAALTKLQGSLPASEKMHLDFRAGDVRHSQASIEKISECLGYAPTHTVAEGLVPTCQWFISRSG
- a CDS encoding DegT/DnrJ/EryC1/StrS family aminotransferase is translated as MQFIDLKTQYLKLKEEIDTRIHQVLDHGRFIMGPEIGEVEEQLAEYVGCKHCLTVSSGTSSLEIALRALDIGPGDEVITVPFTWISSAEVVLLVGAVPVFVDIDPKTYNIDVSQIEAKITDRTKAILPVSLFGQMPDYSAINEIAQRHQLAVIEDGAQSFGATRDGQRSCGVTPIASTSFFPAKPLGCFGDGGALFTDDDSLATRMKAIRTHGGIQRHHHPYVGTNGRFDTLQAAVLLAKLPSFQWEVEQRGKIGARYSALLSDVCEVPHIEAGNTHVYAQYTIRLNNRDEVAAHLKADGIPSAVYYPKCLHEQPVFEPFGSKLGDFPESEKASREVLSLPMHPFLSEQDQDKVVASVANAVAKGAS
- a CDS encoding Gfo/Idh/MocA family oxidoreductase, whose translation is MAVCDVALVGAGYWGKNLARNFNGLGVLHTLCDASEKTLASYGEEYSSVERQNSFDAVLCNPQIKKVAFATPAPTHFKLAKAALLAGKDVYVEKPLCLCAREAQELIDLAAKAERILMVGHLLQYHPCVEKLTAMVRAGELGKLFYITSNRLNLGKIRQEENSLWSFAPHDISVILGLAGAVPSSVVCHGESYLTHGVADTTLTQLKFGSGLRAHVHVSWLNPFKEQKLTVVGSEGMAVFDDTRPWIEKLVVYRNYLTWTDGNFPSVNKRDAEPVVVEQSEPLKNECQHFISSCDARSLPRTDGAEGLRVLEVLNAAQQSLESEGTAIQLQPATPALSFFAHPTAIIDPRASIGEGTKIWHFSHVSDDAELGNNCNLGQNVFIASDVTVGSNVKIQNNVSVYKGTTIEDDVFLGPSCVLTNVSNPRCEINRKSVYEKTRLRRGATIGANATIVCGVTVGRFAFVAAGAVVTKDIPDYGYVRGIPAKQVGWMSRHGHPLQFSADGQAVCPESELKYRLERDPQGGETVRCEDISEETEIPPALSVGTKAYREY
- a CDS encoding lipopolysaccharide biosynthesis protein, with the translated sequence MASRTTKTLILAGANSSATLLTLVLAMVLSRIFSKSEYATFRQSLLVFTCVAPLLGLGLEKSVLYFIPQDPAKARRIFINVVVGTLATGVLFAIACILLGPHFLANQFNNPALRETIPWVGLFGIGMLLNAIAAPAMMALERVTWAAYWSLGSRLLTFAVVMLSLLVEATPVSAVRAMSLATFVVGLLSIGLIVSASHGQWELPSLIGIKELLKYAIPISVASVLEGLAMSLDRVLVSMLCTPEQFAVFSNGAMEIPFIGIITGAAMAVIMPDMVRAFTSGDVPTGHRLWCAASKKAALAIIPLGGLLFVLAPWLMVLLYSSAYAEAANPFRLYLLLLPARVMFFGAIFQAAGRTDIILWRACGTLILNVLVSYPLIVAFGISGAAIGTLIVFWGYVIPHCMYYSARILKIPIRSVLPLNHLLALLAITGLSIVGAFGITKIVPSVGVYQAFLAAFTYTLLCSAMLTAIVGPKQILATVKTICAR